One region of Bacterioplanoides sp. SCSIO 12839 genomic DNA includes:
- a CDS encoding YfhL family 4Fe-4S dicluster ferredoxin gives MALIITDECINCDVCEPECPNEAISAGEEIYEIEPSKCTECVGHYDEPQCQLVCPVDCIPQDDNNMETQEELEAKYEKLTGKKVA, from the coding sequence ATGGCCCTGATTATTACCGATGAATGCATCAACTGTGATGTATGTGAACCTGAGTGCCCGAACGAAGCAATTTCTGCGGGCGAAGAGATTTATGAAATTGAGCCATCCAAATGTACCGAATGTGTCGGTCACTACGATGAGCCGCAATGCCAGCTGGTATGCCCGGTTGATTGTATCCCTCAGGATGACAATAACATGGAAACCCAGGAAGAGCTGGAAGCTAAATACGAGAAGTTGACGGGCAAAAAAGTCGCTTAA
- the ggt gene encoding gamma-glutamyltransferase — MLKRSLLLLSSTLIIACSQAPTELSTTGPKASATPSKAAIASAHPLSTQAGMDILAQGGNAFDAAIAVAASLGVVEPYSAGIGGGGFWLIYEAQKDKYTFIDAREKAPAAAHRDYYLDESGTVNRDKAVNGPTAAGIPGQAAAFVHLAENYGKLPLSDSLTASIQQAQEGFPVYEHYQKLMGFRLKNVRRYTDSREILLDNGEIPEVGYVIKQPDLANTLQALSDRGFDGFYKGEVATKLVNAVQQDGGDWTLDDLANYNVVEREPIRIQLGEYDIVSAPPPSSGGIAIAQMLKMLAQQTVPDWKSLDKVQQTHLLAEVMRRAYKDRAEYLGDPDYVNVPVTELLSDQRAANWAASIDMQQATPSLSLNGVKNLQEGFHTTHLSVIDQQGNMVSATLSINLPFGSAYTAPGTGILLNNEMDDFSAKPGESNAYGLVGNEANAIAPGKRPLSSMSPSIVNTRHSSAIIGTPGGSRIITMVFLGMLEHLQGKPVEDWVSRPRFHHQYLPDVIQYEPDTFTESEQAALLQQGHQLKPVGRQYGNMQAILWDKKSGEVTAASDPRGLGESQVH, encoded by the coding sequence ATGTTAAAACGCTCCTTGCTGTTACTCAGTTCCACTCTGATCATTGCCTGCAGTCAGGCTCCGACTGAATTATCAACTACCGGGCCAAAGGCGTCAGCGACACCATCAAAAGCCGCGATTGCCAGCGCTCACCCACTCTCAACTCAAGCTGGTATGGATATCCTGGCACAAGGCGGTAATGCCTTTGATGCTGCCATTGCTGTCGCGGCCAGCCTCGGGGTGGTTGAACCCTACAGCGCCGGTATTGGTGGTGGTGGATTCTGGCTGATTTACGAAGCACAAAAAGATAAATACACCTTTATTGATGCACGCGAAAAAGCTCCGGCGGCGGCACATCGGGATTATTACCTGGACGAGAGCGGTACGGTAAATCGCGACAAAGCGGTGAATGGGCCAACCGCTGCTGGCATTCCCGGCCAAGCTGCGGCCTTTGTGCACCTGGCAGAAAACTACGGCAAGCTGCCACTGTCTGACTCACTGACAGCCTCTATTCAACAAGCACAGGAGGGGTTTCCTGTGTATGAGCATTACCAGAAGCTAATGGGCTTTCGTCTGAAAAACGTGCGTCGCTACACCGATAGTCGTGAAATTTTGCTGGATAACGGTGAGATTCCTGAGGTGGGTTACGTTATCAAACAACCCGACTTAGCCAATACCCTGCAAGCATTGTCTGACCGGGGTTTTGACGGCTTTTATAAAGGCGAGGTGGCCACAAAACTGGTCAACGCCGTACAACAGGATGGCGGCGACTGGACGCTGGATGACCTGGCCAACTATAACGTGGTCGAACGTGAGCCAATCCGCATACAGCTCGGCGAGTACGATATTGTCAGTGCCCCACCGCCGTCCTCCGGTGGTATCGCCATTGCACAAATGCTGAAGATGCTGGCACAGCAGACGGTACCCGACTGGAAATCACTGGATAAAGTGCAGCAAACGCATTTATTGGCTGAAGTGATGCGCCGCGCTTATAAAGACCGGGCAGAATATCTGGGTGATCCGGATTATGTGAACGTACCTGTCACCGAGCTGTTATCCGATCAACGTGCAGCAAACTGGGCGGCCAGTATCGATATGCAACAAGCTACCCCAAGCCTGAGCCTGAACGGTGTTAAAAATTTGCAGGAAGGGTTTCACACTACCCATCTGTCGGTCATCGACCAGCAGGGCAATATGGTGTCAGCCACACTGAGCATCAACTTACCGTTTGGCTCCGCTTATACCGCTCCGGGCACCGGCATTTTGCTTAACAATGAGATGGATGACTTTTCGGCCAAACCGGGTGAGTCCAACGCTTATGGCCTGGTAGGCAACGAAGCCAACGCCATTGCACCGGGTAAACGCCCGCTATCGAGCATGTCACCCAGTATTGTGAACACCAGACACAGCTCCGCCATAATTGGCACCCCGGGCGGCAGCCGGATTATTACCATGGTATTCCTCGGCATGCTGGAACATCTGCAAGGTAAACCGGTAGAGGATTGGGTGTCACGCCCACGCTTCCATCACCAATATCTGCCCGATGTGATTCAGTATGAGCCGGATACCTTTACTGAATCTGAGCAGGCCGCGCTGTTACAACAAGGCCACCAACTGAAACCGGTTGGTCGCCAGTATGGCAATATGCAGGCTATTTTGTGGGACAAAAAATCAGGGGAAGTTACTGCCGCATCCGATCCGCGCGGCCTGGGTGAATCGCAGGTCCACTGA
- the rpmG gene encoding 50S ribosomal protein L33 yields the protein MPRDKIRLVSSAGTGHFYTTDKNKRTMPEKMEIKKFDPTIRKHVMYKEAKIK from the coding sequence ATGCCACGTGATAAGATTCGTCTGGTTTCAAGTGCCGGTACTGGCCACTTCTACACTACAGACAAAAACAAGCGCACTATGCCTGAGAAAATGGAGATCAAAAAATTTGATCCAACCATTCGCAAGCACGTAATGTACAAAGAAGCTAAAATTAAGTAA
- the rpmB gene encoding 50S ribosomal protein L28: MSKVCQVTGKRPVTGNNVSHSNIKTKRRFLPNLQYHRFWVESEKRFVRLRVTTKGMRIIDKKGIDAVLAEIRARGEKV; the protein is encoded by the coding sequence ATGTCTAAGGTTTGTCAGGTTACAGGTAAGCGTCCTGTAACAGGGAACAACGTTTCCCACTCAAACATCAAAACTAAGCGCCGTTTTCTGCCTAACTTGCAGTACCACCGCTTCTGGGTAGAGAGCGAAAAGCGTTTCGTACGTCTGCGTGTAACCACTAAAGGCATGCGCATCATCGATAAGAAAGGTATCGATGCTGTTCTGGCCGAAATCCGCGCTCGCGGTGAGAAAGTTTAA
- the dut gene encoding dUTP diphosphatase — MQTLQVRILDDRIGNEIPMPEYATSGSAGLDLRACLDAPLTLHPGETQLIRTGLSIFIEDPSLAAMILPRSGLGHKHGIVLGNLVGLIDSDYQGELMVSCWNRGKDSFTIEIGERLAQLVLVPVVQAEFDIVTEFTETERGSGGFGHSGRQ, encoded by the coding sequence ATGCAAACATTACAAGTCAGAATTCTCGACGACCGAATTGGCAACGAAATTCCAATGCCAGAATACGCGACCAGCGGCTCCGCAGGACTGGATCTGCGTGCCTGTCTGGATGCACCACTGACGCTGCATCCTGGTGAAACTCAGCTGATCCGTACGGGTTTATCGATTTTTATTGAAGACCCGTCATTAGCTGCGATGATTTTGCCACGCTCAGGTCTGGGCCATAAACATGGCATTGTGCTGGGTAATCTGGTGGGCTTAATCGACTCCGATTACCAGGGTGAACTCATGGTCAGCTGCTGGAATCGTGGCAAAGACAGCTTCACGATTGAAATAGGTGAACGTCTGGCTCAGTTAGTGTTGGTTCCTGTTGTACAAGCAGAGTTTGATATTGTCACCGAGTTCACAGAAACTGAACGTGGCAGCGGTGGCTTTGGTCATTCCGGACGCCAATAA
- the mutM gene encoding bifunctional DNA-formamidopyrimidine glycosylase/DNA-(apurinic or apyrimidinic site) lyase — protein sequence MPELPEVETTLRGIEPWLENTVIEQVIVRQPKLRWPVEKSVQLLQGQPIRKLSRRAKYILVETDVGTAIWHLGMSGSLRLVDDDEPVAKHDHIDWLLSNGKILRYHDPRRFGALLWQAPDATESEHLDHLGPEPLSDAFDVDYLFQRSRKKTQAIKQFIMDGKVVVGVGNIYANESLFMAGIRPTLAAGKVSKARYDKLVACIKLVLEQAIAQGGTTLKDFVGGDGKPGYFAQELLVYGRGGEPCLHCGSALKEIRQGQRATVYCSKCQR from the coding sequence ATGCCTGAGTTACCAGAGGTTGAAACAACACTGCGGGGGATTGAACCCTGGTTAGAAAACACCGTCATTGAGCAGGTTATCGTCCGTCAGCCTAAATTGCGCTGGCCGGTAGAGAAGTCTGTTCAGTTGTTGCAAGGGCAGCCAATTCGTAAGCTTAGCCGCCGGGCAAAGTATATTCTGGTGGAAACCGATGTTGGTACTGCGATCTGGCACTTGGGGATGTCGGGTTCTTTGCGCCTGGTTGACGATGATGAACCGGTCGCAAAGCATGATCACATCGATTGGTTGCTATCGAATGGCAAAATCCTGCGCTATCACGACCCGCGACGTTTTGGTGCCTTGTTATGGCAGGCACCGGATGCCACCGAAAGTGAGCATCTGGATCACCTCGGGCCAGAGCCCTTGTCGGATGCGTTTGATGTGGATTATTTGTTTCAACGCAGTCGCAAAAAAACTCAGGCCATTAAGCAGTTTATTATGGACGGTAAAGTGGTTGTAGGCGTGGGGAATATCTACGCCAATGAAAGCCTGTTTATGGCAGGTATTCGCCCCACGCTGGCGGCAGGTAAGGTGAGCAAAGCCCGTTATGACAAGCTGGTGGCTTGTATCAAGCTGGTTCTGGAGCAGGCGATTGCTCAGGGTGGCACCACGCTGAAAGATTTTGTTGGTGGCGATGGTAAGCCGGGCTACTTTGCTCAGGAGTTATTGGTCTATGGCCGTGGCGGTGAACCCTGTTTGCATTGTGGTTCGGCACTGAAAGAAATTCGCCAGGGACAACGTGCAACGGTTTATTGCTCTAAGTGCCAACGCTGA
- a CDS encoding phosphomannomutase/phosphoglucomutase: MTTEVRRPKGTIVMYSRITIWLALLFISGGLAFQSLQVNLFTQSEVDHAFAKAMAGQMSHSLKTQLNDTQRLQNAASRHPKTLAALESGDPSWKATLKQFMPGATRIHLLKRNDAMGLQASMGFAVQQVVTRTLRGNKMNLEAVMRNQKQQFFWASAIHNSQGKIAGVLLVEYGVDWLKQFQSGTSSLLGEVVVNQYIDEDKSKGFEIFRLGRASEKTGAAVTESINDFWYLTYIPANERPQLELLPLATSWIVVLVLTLTGLFIIVFLQKKMVQQNQLKLLTYVRTLSRKGENQFPQFSLQLFHDIAQHMEHLLKTAHTASSSDESQSSTREKQDISLEQPRVKTGNKRAVNSLTENSNAQTIPGMEVEEVSDNHGQKPEISQTIFRAYDIRGIVGQDLTVDVVYWIGRSLGTEVQKRGFNKISIAWDGRPSSPELAETLQRGINQSGCDTILLGAQPTGLLYFATHELDTSCGVVITGSHNPSEFNGLKIVIDRQTLAQDELMVLYHRIARNDLASGEGSNESRNLEQDYLDRIEGDVQINRDLKVVIDAGNGIAGPAAKQLMEMLNIDCTALYCDVDGNFPNHHPDPSQPHNLADLQKAVVEQQADLGLAFDGDGDRVALVDNQGKIIWPDRLLMLLIEDILPRNPGRDVIYDVKSSRHLAPLISRHGGRPTMWKTGHSLMKKRMKDSNAIVGGEFSGHFYIQDRWYGFDDGLYTAARLLELISFRNTSAAEQFAALPEDVSTPEITIATTDTRKFEILKTLSTDQQLTDGARVFTTDGLRIEFSDGWGLIRPSNTTPKLTLRFAGNDQQAIIKIQQRMKQALTLHAPELQVPF; the protein is encoded by the coding sequence ATGACGACCGAAGTTCGCCGCCCCAAAGGCACCATTGTAATGTACAGCCGTATTACTATTTGGTTGGCATTATTGTTTATATCCGGCGGACTGGCCTTTCAAAGCCTTCAGGTTAACCTTTTTACTCAATCCGAAGTCGACCATGCGTTTGCCAAAGCCATGGCCGGGCAAATGTCCCACTCACTGAAAACTCAGCTCAACGACACTCAACGCCTGCAAAATGCCGCGAGTCGCCACCCAAAAACTCTGGCGGCCCTGGAATCCGGAGACCCGTCCTGGAAAGCAACATTAAAGCAATTTATGCCCGGCGCTACGCGCATTCATCTGTTAAAGCGTAATGATGCGATGGGGCTGCAAGCGTCTATGGGATTCGCCGTTCAACAGGTCGTTACCCGCACCTTACGTGGCAATAAAATGAATCTGGAAGCGGTGATGCGCAACCAGAAACAGCAGTTCTTCTGGGCCTCCGCTATTCATAACAGTCAGGGCAAGATCGCTGGGGTGTTATTAGTAGAGTATGGCGTTGACTGGCTGAAACAATTTCAATCCGGGACCAGCAGTTTGCTGGGTGAAGTGGTCGTTAACCAATACATTGATGAAGACAAAAGCAAAGGCTTTGAGATTTTCCGCCTGGGTCGGGCCAGTGAGAAAACCGGCGCTGCCGTGACTGAGTCCATTAATGACTTCTGGTACCTGACCTACATCCCTGCTAATGAGCGCCCACAACTTGAGTTGCTGCCACTGGCAACTTCATGGATTGTTGTGCTGGTCCTGACTCTGACGGGCTTATTCATTATCGTTTTTCTCCAGAAAAAAATGGTTCAGCAAAACCAACTCAAGTTACTGACTTATGTCCGTACACTCAGCCGCAAGGGAGAAAACCAGTTTCCTCAATTTTCGCTACAACTGTTTCACGATATTGCCCAACATATGGAGCACCTGTTAAAAACCGCTCACACTGCCAGTTCCTCAGATGAATCACAGAGCTCCACACGAGAAAAACAGGACATTTCCCTCGAACAACCCAGAGTCAAAACAGGCAACAAACGAGCCGTTAACTCTCTCACTGAAAACTCAAACGCCCAGACCATACCCGGCATGGAAGTCGAAGAAGTCAGTGACAATCATGGCCAGAAGCCAGAAATATCTCAGACGATTTTCCGTGCCTATGATATCCGCGGCATTGTTGGCCAGGACCTGACTGTCGATGTGGTGTACTGGATTGGTCGCTCACTCGGAACAGAAGTGCAAAAACGAGGCTTTAACAAGATCAGTATTGCCTGGGATGGTCGCCCATCCAGCCCTGAACTGGCAGAAACACTACAACGCGGCATCAATCAAAGTGGCTGTGACACCATCCTGTTAGGCGCGCAACCAACCGGGCTGTTGTACTTTGCCACACATGAACTGGACACATCCTGCGGTGTTGTGATCACCGGTAGCCATAACCCATCTGAATTTAACGGCCTGAAGATAGTGATTGATCGACAAACACTGGCTCAGGACGAATTAATGGTGCTGTACCACCGCATCGCTCGTAATGACCTGGCATCAGGTGAAGGCAGCAATGAAAGCCGCAACCTGGAACAGGATTATCTGGACCGGATTGAAGGCGATGTGCAAATCAACCGTGATCTGAAGGTCGTGATTGATGCGGGCAACGGCATTGCTGGCCCGGCGGCAAAACAACTTATGGAAATGCTGAATATTGATTGCACCGCGCTGTACTGTGACGTCGATGGCAATTTTCCGAATCACCACCCAGACCCCAGTCAGCCGCACAACCTGGCCGATCTTCAAAAAGCCGTTGTCGAACAACAAGCCGACCTTGGGCTGGCGTTTGATGGAGATGGCGATCGTGTCGCATTGGTCGACAATCAGGGAAAAATCATCTGGCCAGATCGGTTATTAATGCTATTAATTGAAGATATTCTGCCGCGTAACCCCGGGCGGGATGTTATTTATGATGTGAAGTCATCGCGCCACTTAGCGCCGTTGATCAGTCGCCATGGTGGCCGACCAACTATGTGGAAAACCGGCCACTCTCTGATGAAAAAACGCATGAAAGACAGCAATGCGATTGTCGGCGGCGAATTCAGTGGCCACTTCTACATTCAGGACCGCTGGTATGGTTTTGATGATGGTTTGTACACCGCCGCGCGTTTATTGGAACTGATCAGCTTCCGTAACACCTCTGCAGCAGAACAATTCGCAGCATTACCTGAAGATGTCAGCACACCGGAAATTACCATTGCCACAACCGACACCCGCAAGTTCGAGATCCTTAAAACCCTGTCGACGGATCAGCAACTGACGGATGGCGCACGGGTATTCACCACCGACGGCTTACGTATTGAGTTCAGTGACGGTTGGGGGTTGATACGCCCTTCCAACACCACCCCAAAACTAACCCTACGCTTTGCTGGTAATGATCAACAGGCAATCATCAAAATTCAACAACGTATGAAGCAGGCACTTACCCTGCATGCGCCGGAATTACAGGTTCCTTTCTGA
- the radC gene encoding DNA repair protein RadC encodes MSISEWPAMERPREKLLAQGPRVLSDAELLAIFLRTGVTGKSAVDLSRELLADFGSLRALLTADQATFCRRPGLGSAKFAQLQAVLEMAKRHLAQELERSDALTSPQLTQRYLLSQLRDRSHEVFACLFLDNQHRVIRYQELFYGTLDGAAVYPREVVKQALALNAAAVILAHNHPSGIAEPSQSDKAITERLQQALGLMDIRVLDHLVVGDGYCVSFAERGWI; translated from the coding sequence ATGTCGATTAGTGAATGGCCAGCTATGGAGCGGCCCAGAGAGAAACTGCTGGCACAAGGACCACGGGTGTTATCCGATGCTGAGCTGTTGGCCATCTTTCTGCGTACCGGTGTCACTGGTAAAAGTGCCGTGGACCTGTCGCGTGAATTATTAGCCGATTTCGGCAGCTTACGGGCGTTATTGACGGCGGATCAGGCAACGTTTTGTCGTCGTCCTGGCCTTGGCAGCGCGAAGTTTGCTCAACTCCAGGCCGTGTTGGAAATGGCTAAGCGCCATTTGGCCCAGGAGCTTGAGCGCAGTGATGCCCTGACCAGTCCTCAGTTAACCCAGCGTTATTTGTTATCTCAGTTACGTGATCGTAGTCATGAGGTTTTCGCTTGTTTGTTTTTGGACAACCAGCATCGGGTGATTCGTTATCAGGAGTTGTTTTACGGTACATTGGACGGTGCGGCGGTTTATCCCAGAGAAGTGGTTAAGCAGGCGTTAGCACTAAATGCCGCAGCGGTGATTCTGGCGCACAACCATCCGTCTGGTATTGCTGAGCCGAGTCAGTCTGATAAAGCCATTACCGAGCGTTTACAGCAAGCGTTAGGATTGATGGATATTCGGGTGTTGGATCATCTGGTTGTTGGTGATGGCTATTGTGTGTCGTTTGCCGAACGTGGTTGGATTTAG
- a CDS encoding outer membrane beta-barrel protein produces the protein MTAMKKPLLASVAAASLLTSGMVTAEVVDEKPSAGAMVVDAVFVRPLYFILSQAGSLVYGATLPFTLLGENATDAAETLVVTPLQGAFVRCLGCGDIDNEVAALEEGKGKTIRHFAMISAGQTNFDQDGNTGDGISGGAYLGTHFSLSDTSRFDVLLGYRSLGSLDVEEGEANEYEAKTSSIQIASRFGKQIFWDIELMGKLGLHSWESDLKAKSDGSKLDFSGYDFFYGIALEKFITDDIRVGVEHTRYSLEEDDFEAKINTTDLNISYMF, from the coding sequence ATGACCGCAATGAAAAAGCCATTATTGGCCTCGGTTGCAGCGGCTTCGTTATTAACCAGTGGAATGGTCACAGCAGAGGTGGTTGATGAGAAGCCCAGCGCCGGTGCCATGGTCGTTGATGCTGTTTTTGTTCGCCCTCTGTACTTTATTCTGTCTCAGGCTGGCTCATTGGTGTATGGCGCGACACTGCCATTTACCTTGTTGGGAGAGAATGCGACGGATGCGGCAGAAACCCTGGTTGTTACACCGCTGCAAGGTGCGTTTGTACGCTGCTTAGGTTGTGGTGATATCGATAATGAAGTGGCTGCTCTTGAAGAAGGTAAGGGCAAAACCATTCGTCATTTTGCCATGATCAGTGCTGGTCAAACCAACTTTGATCAGGACGGCAATACGGGTGATGGAATTTCTGGTGGTGCGTATCTCGGAACGCACTTCAGCCTTTCGGACACCAGTCGTTTTGATGTGTTGCTGGGTTACCGCTCTTTGGGGTCACTGGATGTTGAAGAAGGTGAAGCTAATGAATATGAGGCAAAAACCAGCTCTATTCAGATTGCCAGCCGCTTTGGTAAGCAGATTTTCTGGGATATTGAGCTGATGGGTAAGCTGGGTCTCCACTCTTGGGAATCTGATTTAAAAGCCAAAAGTGATGGTTCAAAGCTGGATTTCTCCGGGTACGACTTCTTCTATGGTATTGCTCTGGAAAAGTTTATTACTGACGATATTCGTGTTGGTGTTGAGCACACGCGCTACTCTCTTGAAGAAGATGACTTCGAGGCGAAAATTAACACTACAGATCTGAATATCAGCTATATGTTCTGA
- the coaD gene encoding pantetheine-phosphate adenylyltransferase produces the protein MNIVVYPGTFDPITNGHTDLVERAARMFDHIILAVADNPKKKPMLDLATRVDLAEEVLGHLHNVEVTGFSNLLAEFVQEKRANIILRGLRAVSDFEYEFQLANMNRVLAPNVESMFLTPAEKHSYISSTLVREIASLGGDVSNFVHPAVAKALQKSVPNK, from the coding sequence ATGAATATCGTTGTTTACCCAGGCACATTCGATCCCATCACTAACGGTCATACCGATTTGGTGGAGCGCGCTGCCCGGATGTTTGACCACATTATTCTTGCTGTTGCCGACAACCCTAAGAAAAAACCCATGCTGGATCTCGCGACCCGTGTTGACCTGGCCGAAGAGGTTTTAGGGCATTTGCACAACGTTGAAGTGACCGGCTTCAGCAACTTATTGGCTGAGTTTGTGCAGGAAAAACGAGCCAACATTATCTTACGCGGCCTGCGGGCAGTGTCGGATTTTGAATACGAATTTCAGTTAGCCAATATGAACCGTGTATTGGCACCGAATGTTGAGAGCATGTTCCTGACCCCGGCAGAGAAACACTCTTATATTTCTTCTACGCTTGTGAGAGAGATCGCTTCTTTAGGCGGAGACGTCAGCAACTTCGTTCACCCGGCAGTTGCCAAAGCTTTGCAGAAGAGCGTTCCTAACAAATAA
- the coaBC gene encoding bifunctional phosphopantothenoylcysteine decarboxylase/phosphopantothenate--cysteine ligase CoaBC, with translation MQQLTNKRILLGITGGIAAYKSAELVRHLKKAGADVRVVMTKGAMEFITPLTLQALSGNPVHHALLDPEAEAGMGHIELAKWADLLLVAPASANFLARLSQGLGDDLLTTICLATEAPLAIAPAMNQAMWKDGTTQQNLQRLIDIKGKNFHVFGPDAGEQACGDVGPGRMLDPEVIAASCADLFETGLLAGINLVVTAGPTREAIDPVRYISNHSSGKMGYAIAEAARDAGARVTLISGPVNLPAPERITLKQINSARDMLDEALAQMGECQVFIAAAAVADYRPLTVANQKIKKSGDQIDITMIKNPDVVATVAHHEQRPFTVGFAAETQAVEDYARGKLTNKNLDMIVANDVSREDIGFNSDNNAATAIWQEGQQSFDSMSKHTMARQLIELIAMRYQESQQHPAG, from the coding sequence ATGCAACAACTGACCAATAAGCGCATTTTACTGGGCATCACTGGCGGCATTGCTGCCTACAAATCGGCCGAACTGGTTCGCCACCTGAAAAAAGCCGGAGCCGATGTTCGTGTCGTGATGACCAAGGGCGCCATGGAGTTCATTACTCCATTAACGCTGCAGGCGTTATCCGGCAACCCGGTACATCACGCGCTACTGGATCCGGAAGCAGAAGCCGGCATGGGCCATATTGAGCTCGCCAAATGGGCTGATCTGTTATTGGTTGCCCCCGCCTCCGCTAACTTTCTTGCCCGTTTATCGCAAGGCCTGGGGGATGACTTATTAACCACCATTTGTCTTGCAACGGAAGCACCTCTGGCGATTGCACCGGCAATGAATCAGGCCATGTGGAAGGACGGCACAACGCAGCAGAATTTACAGCGACTGATTGATATCAAAGGCAAGAACTTCCATGTTTTCGGGCCTGATGCCGGCGAACAAGCCTGTGGTGATGTCGGCCCGGGACGCATGCTCGACCCGGAGGTGATTGCAGCCAGCTGTGCCGATTTGTTTGAAACGGGTTTGCTGGCGGGCATTAATCTGGTGGTCACCGCCGGACCAACCCGTGAAGCAATCGACCCGGTGCGCTATATCAGCAATCACAGTTCCGGCAAAATGGGTTACGCCATTGCTGAAGCGGCCCGCGACGCCGGAGCCAGAGTGACCTTAATCTCCGGTCCAGTAAATTTGCCCGCTCCCGAACGCATTACCCTGAAACAAATCAACAGCGCTCGAGACATGCTGGATGAAGCCCTTGCCCAAATGGGAGAATGCCAGGTCTTTATCGCCGCTGCAGCCGTAGCCGATTATCGTCCATTAACGGTTGCTAATCAGAAAATTAAAAAATCCGGTGATCAGATAGACATCACCATGATTAAAAATCCGGATGTCGTTGCCACCGTGGCGCATCACGAGCAACGCCCTTTCACAGTGGGCTTTGCCGCAGAGACTCAAGCGGTTGAAGACTATGCCAGAGGCAAGCTGACGAATAAGAACCTGGATATGATTGTGGCCAATGATGTTTCTCGTGAAGACATTGGTTTCAATAGTGACAATAATGCGGCAACGGCTATCTGGCAGGAAGGGCAACAGTCGTTTGACTCGATGAGCAAACACACAATGGCACGCCAGCTGATTGAGCTGATCGCAATGCGTTATCAGGAAAGCCAACAACATCCGGCCGGATAA